One segment of Paramormyrops kingsleyae isolate MSU_618 chromosome 8, PKINGS_0.4, whole genome shotgun sequence DNA contains the following:
- the LOC111837553 gene encoding uncharacterized protein: protein MSATTFFIFTLSVTLFSIIVADSCQAYTSISGVKHPYQVCYYPQFCCGSCSYKYCCRDRELEFDDDKQDKCQSPSNMTADISSIAGSVVGIVILITVIVSCCLCPCCCLYNMCRKPRPLATTHTTTVMQTAYVPSPAPVQTGPGGPYPGYQQVPVPAPGVQPMPPGQYLAQPYAPVGPPLPYQDPGMAYPPPQAPYTQTGYNMGQPAYPLQPPAPTNYPPVPPVQMDYSATQPPYNPTQPPYNPAFVDPPKTGY, encoded by the exons ATGTCGGCAACAACTTTCTTTATTTTTACGCTCTCCGTTACTTTATTTTCCATAATCGTCG ctgattCCTGCCAGGCTTACACATCCATCTCTGGTGTCAAACATCCGTACCAGGTTTGCTATTATCCTCAGTTCTGCTGTGGCTCATGTTCATACAAATACTGCTGCAGAGACCGAGAACTTGAATTTGATGATGACAAACAAGATAAATGCCAGAG TCCCAGCAACATGACCGCCGACATTAGCAGCATTGCCGGCAGCGTTGTGGGTATTGTCATCCTCATCACTGTCATCGTCTCCTGCTGCCTGTGCCCTTGCTGCTGTCTGTATAACATGTGTAGGAAGCCCAGGC CACTGgcaacaacacacacaaccacagTGATGCAGACGGCATACGTGCCATCGCCTGCTCCAGTACAGACCGGTCCGGGTGGTCCATACCCAGGGTACCAGCAGGTGCCCGTTCCTGCCCCAGGGGTTCAGCCTATGCCCCCAGGCCAGTACCTGGCACAGCCCTACGCCCCAGTAGGACCACCTCTACCGTACCAGGATCCTGGGATGG CGTACCCACCTCCCCAGGCGCCCTATACCCAAACCGGGTACAACATGGGGCAGCCGGCGTACCCTCTCCAGCCTCCTGCCCCTACCAACTACCCTCCTGTGCCTCCCGTCCAGATGGACTACAGCGCCACACAACCTCCCTACAACCCCACACAACCTCCCTACAACCCAGCGTTCGTGGACCCTCCCAAGACGGGTTACTGA
- the alas1 gene encoding 5-aminolevulinate synthase, non-specific, mitochondrial → MDTLIRRCPFLSRMPQAFLQQSRKSLVVYAQKCPVMMNLASSPFARSLCSSASSQQDGDDSRPTNAGGPSAPAVDKLPPGHPVIPPGQAVASKCPFLAGEMGQKNSSVVRQVPLELQEDVTEIRTLRTDVTRPQKTPPAAVVADLTPEERSRIFQKLLKQRPARVSHLLQENMPKSVTNFHYDTFFERKIEDQKRDHTYRVFKTVNRRAQAFPMADDYSESLDAKRDVSVWCSNDYLGMSRHSNVVRAVMDTLRNHGAGAGGTRNISGTSRFHVELERELADLHDKDAALLFTSCFVANDSTLFTLARMLPGCEIYSDAGNHASMIQGIRNSGASKVIFRHNDVDHLRELLKKSKPSTPKIVAFETVHSMDGSICPLEEMCDVAHEFGAITFVDEVHAVGLYGARGGGVGDRDGVMPKMDIISGTLGKAFGCVGGYIASTSTLVDTVRSYAAGFIFTTSLPPMLLAGARESVHTLKGDEGRSLRLRHQRNVKLLRRMLMDEGLPVMNSPSHIIPIRVADAAKNTAICDIMMSRYNVYVQAINYPTVARGEERLRVAPTPHHTPQMMEYFVEKLLNTWKEVGLELKPRSSMECNVCRQPLHFDMMNEREKSYFSGLSQLISVRA, encoded by the exons ATGGACACCTTGATCCGGCGCTGCCCTTTCCTGTCTCGCATGCCTCAGGCCTTCCTGCAGCAATCCAGGAAGTCGCTGGTGGTCTATGCGCAGAAATGCCCTGTAATGATGAATCTGGCTTCCAGCCCATTTGCCCGCTCTCTCTGCTCCTCAGCTTCTAGCCAGCAAGATGGAGACGATTCTCGTCCCACCAATGCTGGCGGCCCCTCCGCCCCAG CTGTGGATAAGCTGCCCCCAGGTCATCCCGTGATCCCTCCTGGTCAGGCTGTGGCTTCCAAGTGCCCCTTCTTGGCGGGGGAGATGGGGCAGAAGAACAGCAGTGTGGTCCGCCAGGTCCCTCTGGAACTCCAGGAAGATGTCACCGAGATACGTACCCTGCGGACTG ATGTGACCCGGCcccagaagaccccaccggccGCTGTCGTTGCTGACCTGACCCCCGAGGAGAGAAGCAGGATCTTCCAGAAGCTCCTGAAGCAGCGGCCAGCCAGGGTCTCGCACCTGCTGCAGGAGAACATGCCGAAGT CGGTCACCAACTTCCATTACGACACCTTCTTCGAGAGGAAGATCGAGGACCAGAAGAGAGACCACACCTACCGCGTGTTCAAGACTGTGAACCGCAGGGCCCAAGCATTCCCCATGGCGGACGATTACAGCGAGTCGCTGGACGCGAAGCGCGACGTGTCCGTGTGGTGCAGCAACGATTACCTGGGCATGAGCCGGCACTCGAACGTCGTGCGCGCCGTGAT GGACACCTTGCGTAACCAtggggcgggggcagggggAACTCGCAACATCTCGGGGACGAGCAGGTTCCACGTGGAGCTGGAGCGTGAGCTGGCCGACCTGCACGACAAAGACGCTGCGCTGCTCTTCACGTCCTGCTTCGTGGCCAACGACTCCACCCTCTTCACGCTGGCCAGAATGCTACCCG GCTGCGAGATCTACTCGGATGCCGGGAACCATGCCTCTATGATCCAGGGGATCAGGAACAGCGGCGCGTCAAAGGTCATCTTCCGCCACAACGACGTGGACCACCTGCGGGAGCTGCTGAAGAAATCCAAGCCGTCCACTCCGAAGATTGTGGCCTTCGAGACTGTGCACTCCATGGATG GTTCCATCTGTCCACTGGAGGAGATGTGTGACGTGGCCCATGAGTTTGGAGCCATTACCTTCGTGGACGAGGTTCACGCCGTTGGCTTGTACGGAGCCCGTGGTGGAGGCGTAGGGGACCGCGATGGGGTCATGCCTAAGATGGATATCATCTCCGGGACCCTTG GCAAGGCCTTCGGCTGCGTGGGCGGCTACATCGCTAGCACCAGCACGCTGGTAGACACGGTGCGCTCGTACGCGGCCGGCTTCATCTTCACCACCTCGCTGCCGCCCATGCTGCTGGCGGGCGCCCGGGAGTCGGTGCACACGCTGAAGGGTGATGAGGGTCGCTCGCTACGGCTGCGGCACCAGCGCAACGTTAAGCTGCTGCGCCGCATGCTCATGGACGAGGGCCTGCCCGTGATGAACAGCCCCAGCCACATCATCCCCATCAGG GTCGCGGATGCGGCGAAGAACACGGCGATCTGTGATATCATGATGAGCCGCTACAACGTCTACGTCCAAGCCATTAACTATCCGACGGTTGCCCGTGGGGAGGAAAGACTGCGTGTGGCCCCCACACCTCACCACACCCCCCAGATGATGGAATACTTTGTCG
- the LOC111837590 gene encoding uncharacterized protein isoform X1 produces the protein MSGRRFVVLTLCAALLFVAVADNCESYTDVFNVRHSFRRCLESEFCCGQCSNRYCCSIKAFKLDDDAQEKCPLRREKRATSGMMIAEIIPCVMFSLFFTLCFCMMCPRCWLYKKCRSPMFTGYVTELPPSQAQQRGADPGYQQVARVQLIPTASYQAQPYPPAGPPPSYQEIMRAYPPPQAPYTQAGYSMGQLAYPLQPPAPTNYPPVPPVQMDYSATQPPYNPTQPPYNPAFVDPPRTGH, from the exons ATGTCGGGAAGACGGTTTGTTGTTCTTACATTGTGTGCAGCTTTACTTTTTGTCGCCGTTG CGGATAACTGCGAGTCTTACACAGACGTTTTTAATGTACGACACTCTTTCCGGCGTTGTTTGGAATCTGAGTTCTGCTGTGGTCAGTGTTCAAACCGATACTGCTGCTCCATAAAAGCATTTAAACTGGATGACGATGCACAAGAAAAATGTCCACTAAG AAGAGAGAAGAGAGCGACCTCTGGTATGATGATTGCTGAGATAATCCCCTGCGTGATGTTCTCCTTGTTCTTCACCCTGTGCTTCTGCATGATGTGTCCCCGATGCTGGCTCTACAAAAAGTGCAGAAGCCCCATGT TCACAGGATATGTGACAGAGCTGCCACCAAGCCAGGCCCAACAGAGGGGCGCAGACCCAGGGTACCAGCAGGTGGCCAGGGTCCAGCTTATCCCCACAGCTTCATACCAGGCACAGCCCTACCCCCCAGCAGGACCACCACCTTCCTACCAGGAGATAATGAGGG CGTACCCACCTCCCCAGGCACCCTATACCCAAGCCGGGTACAGCATGGGGCAGCTGGCGTACCCTCTCCAGCCTCCAGCCCCTACCAACTACCCTCCTGTGCCTCCCGTCCAGATGGACTACAGCGCCACACAACCTCCCTACAACCCCACACAACCTCCCTACAACCCAGCTTTCGTGGACCCTCCCCGGACGGGTCACTGA
- the LOC111837590 gene encoding uncharacterized protein isoform X2: protein MMIAEIIPCVMFSLFFTLCFCMMCPRCWLYKKCRSPMFTGYVTELPPSQAQQRGADPGYQQVARVQLIPTASYQAQPYPPAGPPPSYQEIMRAYPPPQAPYTQAGYSMGQLAYPLQPPAPTNYPPVPPVQMDYSATQPPYNPTQPPYNPAFVDPPRTGH, encoded by the exons ATGATGATTGCTGAGATAATCCCCTGCGTGATGTTCTCCTTGTTCTTCACCCTGTGCTTCTGCATGATGTGTCCCCGATGCTGGCTCTACAAAAAGTGCAGAAGCCCCATGT TCACAGGATATGTGACAGAGCTGCCACCAAGCCAGGCCCAACAGAGGGGCGCAGACCCAGGGTACCAGCAGGTGGCCAGGGTCCAGCTTATCCCCACAGCTTCATACCAGGCACAGCCCTACCCCCCAGCAGGACCACCACCTTCCTACCAGGAGATAATGAGGG CGTACCCACCTCCCCAGGCACCCTATACCCAAGCCGGGTACAGCATGGGGCAGCTGGCGTACCCTCTCCAGCCTCCAGCCCCTACCAACTACCCTCCTGTGCCTCCCGTCCAGATGGACTACAGCGCCACACAACCTCCCTACAACCCCACACAACCTCCCTACAACCCAGCTTTCGTGGACCCTCCCCGGACGGGTCACTGA